Part of the Halopenitus persicus genome is shown below.
GACGGGTCGACGATCGAGTAGAACGGGAGGACGGTGATCAGAAGCAGCGTGCCGAGGAACGTGTCGCTCGCCGCACCGGTCAGCATCGAGAGGTACTGGCCGGCCGGATATCCGGTCACGCCGAGGCTGTCGACCGACACGCCGGAGAACCCGGCGGCGATCTGGACGCCGAGGTACGCGTCGCCCCCCGTCGCGGAGTCGTCGCCAGATCCCGCGGTCTCGCCGCTGGCTGTGCTCGACCCGAGGGTGACGGCGAACTCCTCCCGGTCGCCGTCGACGTAGCCGACCACGGTCACCTCCTCGCCGGGGTCGCGCGCGTCGATCGCCGCGCTGAGGTCCCCACGGTCGACGACACGGTCGTCCCCGACCGCGGTGATGACGACGCTCTCGCCGGCCGGCGCGCCCGCAGTGGCGTTGAGCGGTCCGTCGGGAACGACGACGGCGAGGGCGCCGATCGGGCCCTCGACGGTCGTTCCGTTCGCCGTTCCGATGGCGGCGACGTGGTCGGCGGCGACCGCCTCGCGGAACGCCGCTTCGGTCCGAACCGGGTCCCCGTCGACGGTCGCGATCGTGTCGTTGACCGCCAGGCCGTCGGAGCCGTTGGAGTCGACGAGCGGCGACGTCTCGGCGACGCCAGTCACGAGCAGCGACCGGTCGACGGTTCGCTCGGTTCCGTCGTGGAGCGTGACGGTGACCCGATCGTCGGCGTTCCCGGCGAGTCGGCGGGTGAGGTCGGTCCCGTTGTCAACCGGGTCCCCACCCAGCGCGACGATCCGGTCGCCGGACCCGATACCGGCCTCCGCGGCCGGCGACCCCGGATACGCGCCGCCGACCGCCGCGCCGGAGGCGACCGAGACCGCGCCGCCGACCGGACCGAAGAGGAGCCCGAACGCCACGAGGACGACGAGGAAGTTCGCCGTGACGCCGGCGGCGAACATCCGGGTTCGGCTCCCGCGGGTCGCCGACGTCGTCGACTCGTCGTCGGGTTCGACGAAGGCGCCGACCGGGATCAGCGTGAACAGCGCCAGCCCCATCGAGTCGATCTCGATGTCCTCGACGCGGCACAACAGCCCGTGTGCGCCCTCGTGGACGACGAGGGCGACGAGCAGCCCCAAGACTATCTCGAAGGCCACTGAGAGGGGAAGGAAGTCGTTGACGCCGGGGATGATGAGGACGTTCTGGGGCGTGTTGATGCCGGTCGGCTCCGGCGGGTTCGAGAGCACGCTGAGGGCGTTCGCGATCAGCAGCAGGAACGTGCCGACCATGATGACGAGCGCGACGCCGACCCCGAGGTTCGCGATCGCCCGCCAGAGGCGTTTCGGCGCGGAGAGCCGGTCGAGAAGCGCCTTTCCGCGTTTCGTGTGGATCGTCGTCATCGGTCCGGAAACCCGCACGGACTCGGGAAGCAGCCCACGGTTCTGCAGCCACGCCGCCGCCGCGGTGTACGCGAGCACCCCGAGAAGGATCCACAGCAGGGTATTCATCAGTCGTGTTTCGTGATCGGCCGGGGTAAGGAGTTCGGTTGCGGAGACCGCCGGGCAGGGCGGTCATCCGCGGGGCCATTCCGGTTCCGAGCAGAAACAACACCCAAATACCCCTCCGTCCTACCGTGGGGTATGACACCGGTCGAGTTCCTCGCGGAACTGGTCTTCGGCGTGTATCAGCTCGCAACCATCTTCCTCGAGAACGTGGTGGCCAACGGCGACCCGCTCTCGATCGTTGCGTTCCTCGTGGGACAGGTGCTGCTCGTCGGCTCCATCGTCGCCATCGCCTACCTCGCGGTCGGCGCGCTTGCGAGCACCGTCGGCATCCAGCTTCCCTCGCCCGGGAAGTGAATCGCTCCCGGACGGACGACGAATAGTCCGTCCCGCCGCGATCAGGACGACGTTCGGTCCCGGATATCGTCCCCGTTCGATCCCGATTTTTCCTCCTCCTCCCCCTCCACGCCGGGAAGACGTCGCCCTCCTCCGCTACGCCGAGAAGACGTCACCGAGCGCCGACGCCGCCACGTCGATCGACGCGTCGGCGTCCGGCCCGATCGGCGACCCGACCACGAGTCCGTCGACGTGCTCCCCGAGATCCATCGCGCGGTCGCGAACGTCCGCGGGTGACCCGGCGAGACAGAACGCGTCGATCATCGCGGGCGTCACCGCCTCGAAGGCGGCGGAGAACTCCCCGGCGCTGACTCGGTCGCCGACGGTTTCGGCCGCCTCGCGATCGATCCCGTGGCGGTCGAGCACCGGCGGGGCGGCCCCGGCAGCGATGAACGCGACCGCGGGACGGGCGGCCTCGCGTGCCGCGTCGGAATCCTCGTCGACGCTGACGCTGGCGTACGCGACCAGCTCGAACGCGCCGCGGTCGTCCGGGCGGTCCTCGAGCCCGTCGGCGACCTGCTCGCGCGCCCAGCGCAGGTCGGCCGGATGGGACCCGTTGAACAGCAGCCCGTCGGCGTGCTTGGCGGCCATCCGGCACATGTGGGGTCCCTCGCCGCCGACGTAGACCGGGAGGTCGCTCCCCTGCGGCGGCTCGTAGTTGAGGCCGGCGTCGGTCGCCTCGAAGCTGCCGTCGTGGTCGATCCGCTCGCCGTCCCAGAGTCGTTGGGCGGACTTGAACGCCTCCAGGACGGGGCGAAGCCCCCGCCGCTCGTCGAGTCCGAGGTTCGAGAGGGTGGACGGGTCGCCGGGGCCGATCCCGAACACGGCCCGTCCGCCGGACGCCTCGTCGAGCGTCGCGAGCCGCGAGGCGAGCGTGACCGGATGCGTCTCGAGCGGGTTGGCGACGCCGGGACCGAGCCGGATCGTCTCCGTCTCGGCCGCGAGCCGCGAGAGGAACGCCCAGGGGTCGCGGTTGTTGTAGTGACACGTCGAAAACACGGCGTCGTAGCCGGCGGCCTCAGCCGCGCGTCCGCGTTCGACGAGTCGATCCAGTTCGTCCTCCGGCGTGAGTTCGATTCCGAGCATACTGAGTCACCAAACGTCAGGTTCCGTCCCCGCCATCGTACCGCCACTCGCGGAGCGCCTGCCGAACGAAGTCGGTCTCGACGTCACGGAAGTGCGCGTCCGATCCCGCGTGGTCGCCGAACTCGAAGTCACGAACGACCACGACCGGCGTCCCGGCGTCCCCCTCGCCGGCGATCAGGTTGGCAGCTGCCGCGAGCTCGTCGACCACGTTCTGCACGGTGACGCCGAGCTCGCGACCGTCGCGGTCGCGCTCGCCGCGCCAGTCGCGGCTGGCGGGCAACCCCGACCAGCCGATCGCGACCCCACGCTGACCGTGGCGGAACGGTCGACCGCAGGTGTCGGTGACGACCACACGGCCGGCGGGCAGCCCCGACCGGATCCGCTCCGCACTCTCAGCCGGTCGCTTCGGCAGCAACAGGAGGTCGCCGTCGGGAACGTTCGACCGGTCGATGCCGGCGTTGACGCCGACGTGGCCGAACCGGCTCGCGGTGAGCAGGAACGGCTCCTCGAGAATGATCTCGGTCGATTCCTCGAGGACCGCCTGTGCGAATCGGGGATCCTTGGAATCGCCGGTGGCCGACTCGAGCCGGTCGGCGAGCTCCCTGGCTCGTGGACTCGGGGGGAAGTCGTCGTAGTCGTGAACGCGACCCTCGGCCTTCGAGACGACCGTGCTCGCCACGCAGACGACGTCGTCGGGACGGAGGTCGACGCGCTCGTCGATCAGCGCGGCGAGGTCGTCGCCGGCCCGTATCTCGGGCATATCGGGGACCGCGAACAGTTCCATACGGACGTGGATCGGTCGGCCCGACGAAAAACCCCGACGATACTGGCGGAGACGGCCGGAACTCGGGGGCGTCTATCAAATACCCGGAAAGAATAAGTGAGGGACGGAAGCCTATCTAAGCGACTGCGATGCCATCGAACAACAGGGACGACTCGGATCGGGACGAGGAGTCCGACGACGGTGAGTGGCAGTTCGGGTCGAGCGACGACGATCGGGGGGGAGCGGACCGGTCGGGTGGCCGGTCACGGTCCGGACGATCGGATCGGTCGCGTCGATCCCAGGAACGACGCGACGACGCCGACAGCGGCGACGCGAACCGCCGAAGTCGACGGAACAGGAGATCGACGCGCCGTTCCGAACGCGACGACGGGTCGCGGGAGCGAAACCCGACGGAGCGGACGGGCGCGCGATCGAACGCCCGCGAACAAGAGAACACGCGGGGAGGCGACGCCGAAAGCCAGGAATCCACCTCGGGTGGATCCGGATCGGCCCCGGCGTCCAACAGCGGGGGAGCTTCGGGACCCGGCGGCCACGCGTCCGAGAAACGATCCGGCGGCGGATCGAGCCCCCAACGCGGCGGATCGAACGCGACAGGGGATGCAGGTGAAACTGCCGAAGCGGCGGGATCGGCCCGGACGCAGAGCCAGCCGCAAGCCGGCGGGCAGCCGACCGCGGAAGGTCCGGAAGGCCAACCACAGGCCGGCGGACGGCGGGCGGCAGGAACGCAACCCGAGACCGGAAACCGATCGGCGGGGCGGCCGGCCGGCCAGCAACCGCGAGGGGCGGGTGGCGGCGGTCAACCCGGTCCGGACGAGGTCTACTGTACCAGCTGCGGCGAGGTCATCAAGGAGCGTGCCGAGATCTGTCCGAGCTGCGGCGTTCGGCAACAGGCCGCAATGTCGGCTCCCGCCGGCGCGCCGGCCACGGGCGGGGCCCCTGCCGGTGGCGGAGGCGCCGGCGGTGCTGCCGGCGGCGGAATGTCGGAGATGCGAAAGCGAAAGCTGCAGAAGGTCGCCGGGAAGGACAAGACGACCGTGATGCTGGTGAGTTTCCTCCTCACCCCGGTCGGATACCTGATGGTCGACGAGACGATGTATGCCGTGATCAACCTGTTGACCGGGAACTACTTCTTCCTCGGCTGGCTCATCGTCCCGTTCCACACGAAGGGAATCATCGAAAGTGCCCGGCAAGAACTCGAACAGGCCGGCGCAACCTGGTGAGAGATCCCGAATGAGCGTCACCGAAGTCTACTGTCGAAGCTGCGGCGAACGGATCAAGGCCGACGCCGAAATCTGCCCGAACTGCGGCGTCCGGAACCAGGCCTACCAGGGCGGGCAGCCGACGCGGGGCGGCGGGAGACGTCGCGGTGCGGGCGGCGGTGGACAGCCACGCGGCGGGACCACGACCCAACGATCCTCGCCGTCCGACAGCTGGGTGTACGGCGTCGGCGTCGGCGCCGCCCTCTGGGTGATCGTCGCGCTCCTGCAGTTCCGCGCGATGTCGGCCGTGCAGGGTATCCAGGGCGGAGGCTCCCCGCTTGCGGCCGGGAGCCAGGCGCTCACCTCGCTGCTCGTTGGCGGACCGGTCCAACTGATCGCGTGGATCGTGTTGCCGATCGCGTTCTACTACGACATCAAGTACGTGAAATACGCGACCGACTGGAGCCCATCGACCGGTCTCTTCGTCGGATTGGCCGCACTGGCGCCGATCCTGAGCAGCATCGTCGGAATGGTTGCGATGGTCGGGATGGGTATCCAGGGAATGTTCGTCGGCAGCATCCTCGTGCCGCTGGCCGTCGCCGGGCTCTCGGGGTACTACCTCAAGCGCCGGTACGACTTGGTCTAGATCGGGGTACTCAAGCCCCGTCGGGTTCTATCGTCACCGGGCGGCGGTGACGAGGGGTTACCCCCACCGAGCCCCGTGTGACGATGGGTTTTCTCCCGAGCCGCCCGTTTCGACACGTCCGTCAGGGACCGATCGGCGATTTCGAGACGCTTCGCCAACCCGAAGCGAAAGTGAACGAGACGCCGCTAACGAGGCTGCAGCCATTCGATCTCGACTCGAAGGAGCCGGGTACCTGACGCTGCCGCTCGGCCGATGGTTTATCCCCGATCGCGCACCACCCCGCCGCGTGACGTAACCGACCGTCCACGTCGGTCGAGGCGGGAGCCCGGCACGCCGTCGTGGAACGCCTTCACGGTGCCGGCTGTTCGCCAATCCGAGCCGGGAGACGGGGAGCCCTCAGTACGAGGCAGCCCGTTTGTCGAGCCCTGCGGCCTGGATGTCCTCGCCGTCGACGGAGGTCCGCAGCTCGTCCATCCCGTCGAAGCGGTCGATCCCGAAGTTCTCGGCGTATAACTCCTGGACGTGCTCGTACTCGTCTGCGGAGAGCGAGGGCACGTCGCTGGCCGCCGCCCACTCGTCGATGTCGTCGGTCGTCCGGAAGGTGGGGGTCACCGAGGCGACCTCGTCGTGGAAGAGCAGCCACCGGATGGCGGCCTGGCTCATCGTCCGCTCGCCGTCACGCTCGAGGAACCGGATCGCCTCCAGCTTCTCCCAGCCGGTCTCGTACCACTCGTCCGGGCGGTAGGACCGATGGTCGCCCTCTCCGAGTTCCGTCTCCGGCGTGACCTGCTCGTTGAGCAGCCCCGAGGAGTGGGGCACGCGCGCGAGGACCGACGTGGCGGCGTCAATCTCGCGGATCGTCTCGATGAAGTGCATGCCGGGCTCCTGCTCGAACAGGTTGAACACCGTCTGCACCGCGTCGAAAACCTCGTACTCGGCGGCCGCGTCGCCCTCCGCCAGCCACCCGATCGACGGGCCGAGCGCCCAGCCGATCGACTCGGCACGGCCGTCGGCCTTGAACTCGCGGAGCACCTCGAGCACCTCCGGCGTCACCTCCTCGACGTTGGCGTTGTGCAGCTGGAGGAACTCCACGTGGTCGGTCCCGAGTCGGTCGAGCGACTTGTCGAATGCCTCCCGGAGATACTCGGGGGTGAGCTCCTTGGGGAGCTCGCCGTGACCGGCCTGCGGATTGTTGTAGAAGTCGTAGCCGATCTTCGTCGCGAGCGTCACCTCCTCGCGGTGCTCGCCGAGCGCGCGGCCGAGGAGCTCCTCGGAGTTCCCGTGGCCGTAGACGTCGCCGGTGTCGAAGTAGGTGATCCCGCGATCGAGGGCGTGTTGGACCATCTCGACCGCCTGGTCCTCGGTGCGGTCGCCCCACCAATCGGTCCCGATGACCCA
Proteins encoded:
- a CDS encoding 5,10-methylenetetrahydromethanopterin reductase; its protein translation is MLGIELTPEDELDRLVERGRAAEAAGYDAVFSTCHYNNRDPWAFLSRLAAETETIRLGPGVANPLETHPVTLASRLATLDEASGGRAVFGIGPGDPSTLSNLGLDERRGLRPVLEAFKSAQRLWDGERIDHDGSFEATDAGLNYEPPQGSDLPVYVGGEGPHMCRMAAKHADGLLFNGSHPADLRWAREQVADGLEDRPDDRGAFELVAYASVSVDEDSDAAREAARPAVAFIAAGAAPPVLDRHGIDREAAETVGDRVSAGEFSAAFEAVTPAMIDAFCLAGSPADVRDRAMDLGEHVDGLVVGSPIGPDADASIDVAASALGDVFSA
- a CDS encoding zinc ribbon domain-containing protein, with product MPSNNRDDSDRDEESDDGEWQFGSSDDDRGGADRSGGRSRSGRSDRSRRSQERRDDADSGDANRRSRRNRRSTRRSERDDGSRERNPTERTGARSNAREQENTRGGDAESQESTSGGSGSAPASNSGGASGPGGHASEKRSGGGSSPQRGGSNATGDAGETAEAAGSARTQSQPQAGGQPTAEGPEGQPQAGGRRAAGTQPETGNRSAGRPAGQQPRGAGGGGQPGPDEVYCTSCGEVIKERAEICPSCGVRQQAAMSAPAGAPATGGAPAGGGGAGGAAGGGMSEMRKRKLQKVAGKDKTTVMLVSFLLTPVGYLMVDETMYAVINLLTGNYFFLGWLIVPFHTKGIIESARQELEQAGATW
- a CDS encoding zinc ribbon domain-containing protein; the encoded protein is MSVTEVYCRSCGERIKADAEICPNCGVRNQAYQGGQPTRGGGRRRGAGGGGQPRGGTTTQRSSPSDSWVYGVGVGAALWVIVALLQFRAMSAVQGIQGGGSPLAAGSQALTSLLVGGPVQLIAWIVLPIAFYYDIKYVKYATDWSPSTGLFVGLAALAPILSSIVGMVAMVGMGIQGMFVGSILVPLAVAGLSGYYLKRRYDLV
- a CDS encoding site-2 protease family protein; its protein translation is MNTLLWILLGVLAYTAAAAWLQNRGLLPESVRVSGPMTTIHTKRGKALLDRLSAPKRLWRAIANLGVGVALVIMVGTFLLLIANALSVLSNPPEPTGINTPQNVLIIPGVNDFLPLSVAFEIVLGLLVALVVHEGAHGLLCRVEDIEIDSMGLALFTLIPVGAFVEPDDESTTSATRGSRTRMFAAGVTANFLVVLVAFGLLFGPVGGAVSVASGAAVGGAYPGSPAAEAGIGSGDRIVALGGDPVDNGTDLTRRLAGNADDRVTVTLHDGTERTVDRSLLVTGVAETSPLVDSNGSDGLAVNDTIATVDGDPVRTEAAFREAVAADHVAAIGTANGTTVEGPIGALAVVVPDGPLNATAGAPAGESVVITAVGDDRVVDRGDLSAAIDARDPGEEVTVVGYVDGDREEFAVTLGSSTASGETAGSGDDSATGGDAYLGVQIAAGFSGVSVDSLGVTGYPAGQYLSMLTGAASDTFLGTLLLITVLPFYSIVDPSVQYNFAGFVGTNVQFYEVTGPLSTLGDPVVFLGANALFWTGWINLQLAFFNCIPAFPLDGGRILRTATEAVVSRLPIDAKPRLTRTITTGVGLTMLVALLVMLFGPVVLG
- a CDS encoding aldo/keto reductase, whose protein sequence is MHDRELGNSGVAVSEIGFGAWVIGTDWWGDRTEDQAVEMVQHALDRGITYFDTGDVYGHGNSEELLGRALGEHREEVTLATKIGYDFYNNPQAGHGELPKELTPEYLREAFDKSLDRLGTDHVEFLQLHNANVEEVTPEVLEVLREFKADGRAESIGWALGPSIGWLAEGDAAAEYEVFDAVQTVFNLFEQEPGMHFIETIREIDAATSVLARVPHSSGLLNEQVTPETELGEGDHRSYRPDEWYETGWEKLEAIRFLERDGERTMSQAAIRWLLFHDEVASVTPTFRTTDDIDEWAAASDVPSLSADEYEHVQELYAENFGIDRFDGMDELRTSVDGEDIQAAGLDKRAASY
- a CDS encoding coenzyme F420-0:L-glutamate ligase, which produces MELFAVPDMPEIRAGDDLAALIDERVDLRPDDVVCVASTVVSKAEGRVHDYDDFPPSPRARELADRLESATGDSKDPRFAQAVLEESTEIILEEPFLLTASRFGHVGVNAGIDRSNVPDGDLLLLPKRPAESAERIRSGLPAGRVVVTDTCGRPFRHGQRGVAIGWSGLPASRDWRGERDRDGRELGVTVQNVVDELAAAANLIAGEGDAGTPVVVVRDFEFGDHAGSDAHFRDVETDFVRQALREWRYDGGDGT